Within Mycobacterium heckeshornense, the genomic segment CGATACAGCGTGGCACGACTGACATTGGCAGCCGAAGCGATCTCTTCCATGGCGACCGAGTAATACCCCCGCTCCAGAAACAGCGACGAAGCGGCTGCCAGGATGTCCTCCCGAATCGGCGAAACGCCGATTATTTGGGCGTCTTCAGGTGGTGTATTTATGAGCCCGCCCGGCAAAGTGCCTTCGGATGGGGTGACCGTTCCAGGTGTCAGCACGGCTTCGATCACGGACACGGGCGTCTGCGGGAAGAGCAGTAATTGCATGGCGATCGACAACGACTCGGAAGTTGTTTTCTCGGATCGCAACCCGAACATGCCACGAAACCGGTAAAGGTTGACCATATGTGAGATCCGCAACAGCGCAGCGGTGGCATCCTCCGGGTCAATTCCGCTTACCCCCGCTGTACGAAGTCGTTCGGTGACCAGCCGTGCGTACTGGTCGGAGACAGCACCGGCATCGGTTTGCGGCAGACCCGCGATGGTGCCGATGCCGGGAAACTCGAGAAAGACCATTGCATAGCGGTCGTAAAGCCTCGCCCAATCCCGCAGCCATCGATGCAGGTTTCGCATGCCCTCGATGTCGGGGCCGAGGCGGCCCAGCTGCTTGCCGTGTTCGAGCACTGCTGGCTCGCATTTGCTTGCCAGCTCGGCAAATATCGCCTCTTTGCTTTCGAAGTATTGGTAGACGGTTGCCCGCGATCCGCCAACGGCCTTGGCAATCGCATCTATCGACGTGCCGTGAAACCCTTTGGCAACAAAAAGTTTTGCTGCGGAGTCGATAATCCGACCGCGGGTGTAGCGGCCTCGCCGACCCAAGCTGGTGTTGGCGGGTGCATAGCCAGGTCGCCGCAGTTTCTCGGATGGACCCATCAGTCGCTCGGTGGCCCGCCGTGGTTGCGCTTCGCCTTGCCCGGGTACCCGAAGAATCTCTCGAAGTTCGCGTCGTTGATCGGTTGGGCGGAGTTACGTTCTGCTGCCGCGCGGAGGGCCGCTAACCGAGCCTTCATTTTATCCAGCTCGGCACGGGAACCGGAGCGCAACAGTTCGGCTTCGGCCGCTTCGGCCGCCGCGATCTCTATACGTAGACGCTCGCCGGCTTCGCCAAAGGTCAACAGGTCATGGTCGTCCTCGTTGACCTTTTCGCGCGGGGAGGGTGGCCGATGGTGGGTCGCGGACATGACCTTCCTCTTGACTCTAGACATTTGTGATCCATACCATATACTTACGAGACATCACGTCAGAAATCAAGACGGATCGTCAGAAACCGCTGATCGGGAGAATGCGATGCCATTGCAGGACCACCACCAGATCGTTTCGGTCGACGACCACCTGGTCGAACACCCGCGTGTGTGGCAGGACCGGCTGCCAGACAAGTTCCGCGAGCAGGGTCCGCGCATCATCGAGAAGGACGGCATGCACCTCTGGAGCTATGACGGCCAGATTTTTCCGACGATCGGGCTCAACGCCGTAGCTGGCAAGCCGCCGGAGGAGTGGGGTTTGGACCCCGTCCGCTATGAGGATATGATCCCTGGCTGCTACGACCCGGTTGCGCGAATCGCCGACATGGATCTCGACGGTGTACAAGCCGCACTGTGCTTTCCTTCGTTTCCGGGCTTCGCCGGCGGCACTTTTATCCGTGCGCAGGACAAGGAGCTGGCCCTGCTGTGCGTCAAGGCGTGGAACGACTTCTATATCGATGAGTGGTGCGCCACCGCACCGGAGCGTTATGTGCCATTGGCCATTCTGCCTGTGTGGGACATCGACGCGACTATCGCCGAGGCTGAACGGGTCGCGGCAAAAGGGGCACGCACGGTGTCCTTCCCGGACAGCCCGGTGCCGCTGGGTCTGCCCTCCTTCCACAGCGACCACTGGGACCGGTTATGGCAGGTCTGTTCCGATGCCCAGATGCCGGTGTCGCTGCACTTCGGCTCGGGTTCTTTCGTGCCCGGCTTTTCCTTCTCCACGGTGAAGCCCGTTCCCGGGCAGCTGACGGTGCCCGACGCACCCTTCGCGGTAGCCACCACCCTGTTCGCGACCAACCTGATGTGGACCACCGTCGATTTGCTGTTCTCCGGCAAGCTGCAGCGGTTCCCAAATCTGCAGATCTCGCTAGCTGAGGGCGGAATCGGCTGGGTGCCATACATCTTGGAGCGATCTGACTACGTGTGGGAGCGGCATCGCTACTACCAGGACATCGACTTCGACACCCGTCCTTCGGATTTATTCCGCCAGCACTTCTGGGGTTGCTTCATCGACGACGAGCACGGCCTATCCAACCGGCATGCGATCGGCATCGACCGCATCACATTGGAAATCGACTTCCCACATTCGGACTCCAACTGGCCGAACTCCCGCAAACGCGCCGCCGAAGTTCTGGCCGATGTACCCGACGACGAGTGCTCGCTGATTGTTGAGGAAAACGCCCGCAGAATGCTGAACTTCCCTCGAATTACGGCCGACCAGCTGGCTCCGACCGGATGAGGGTGTCGTCGCAGCGCCGCTGCGGTGATGCCGTCTTTCTGAGCCCAGCCACCGGACCAATGACGCGGCAGAGTCGTCCGAGTCCCGCGGCAAACCGTGGCGGTCTCATTTGAGCGCGGCTGGCAGCGCAGCAAATTCCTCACGAATAACGTCGTCGACTGCCCGATTCGGTGTGGCCAGCCAACGGCTGATGGCTCGCTCTAGAAGCAAGACTCCGACTGCCGCAAGCAACCGGCATTCGTCGTCGGGCTTGGTCAGGTGTCTGCGCCGAGCGATCACTTTTGCCACGGTATCGGCATTAGCCTCGTGAATTTGCCGCTCGCGTCCCAGCAACACTGGCGATGACTCGACCGCCTCGCGATATTGCCCGATCCTCTTGCGGATTCGCTTCAGCGACGGCGCCAGCAGCGCGAAAGAATTAGCCATCGCTTCAAAATCTGAGATCGTATCCGGCTGTGCCAGGTAAACGCCGCTAAAGGCGTGGATAAAGTCGTATTCACCGAAGAACAGCACCGATTCCTTCGTGGGGAAGTAGCGGAAGAACGTGCGCGGCGAAACCCCTGCCTTCGCGGCGATCTCTTCGGTCGTGGTGTCATCGTAGCCCTTGGCGCTGAACAGGTTCAGCGCCGCGTCTACCAACGCAGATCGGGTGCGATCCGCGTGTTCGTTACGGGGCGACCGATCACCGCGCGCCATCTGCCAGCCTCCTCGGCTTCGGTGTCTGCGCCGACACTACAACCATGGGTGACAGTGGTCGTTTGGGCGTGGCCATGGCGCAAGTCGTCTGACACACGGGACTCACCCATGACAATCTACTGTCACATCTAACCAGATTCAGCCAATTACGGCTGGGTCTGCGCCTCGTGGGCGGCTCAATGTGAGTGGTCCACTTCGGCTTCACCCTCGCGCGTCAGTCCGGTGGCTAGGATCAGTTCTTCGTGTAGTTCGAACCAGACCGTGTGGTACGAGTCGATGGTCGGCCGGGTGAACCATTCGGTCTTGCCTGCGTGCACCATCTCCAGCGCCATCGACAGCTTGTCGCCATAGGCGCTCAGCCGTGGCACCTGCGCTGCGGCCGCGCCGATGATCGGCAGTACTCGCTCATGCGTGCGGTCAAGTCGGGTGAGCACTGCGGCGTCGTAGTTTGGATCGTCGTGGCTGTTGGGTTGGCCGTCGCGAATTTGCCATTCAGTGACCAGTGCCTTGAAGTCGGCGTTTACCTGACGAAAATCGTGGTAGATCTGAGAAAGTTCGGCTCGGTTGGCGACTGCATGCTCGCTGGCCAACAGCGCAGTCAAGCGCTGCCGACCGGCGGGGCTGAGCTTCAGTGTGTTGCCTGCGACAATCAACCCGGTCTCAGCCAGCCGGGCAACGGTGGAGGCGACGAGCAGGGGATCTTCGCCGACAGTCCGGGCCAGGTCAGCCGCGTGAATTCTGCCCTTGAGTCGTATGGCTTGAAGGATCTTCAATTCGGTCATGGCGCAACGTCATTTCCTCGGTATCGGCCAATCTGATGGCGGTCAGCATCGTGATTAGCGGTGTCGGGCAGACGACGTCGGTGTGGCCGGTGGCCAGCGCATCGCGTACGGCGGCCTCAGAATTGTTGGCTAGCGTAGGGTACTCACCGGCGACGTGCGCTCGTAGTGGGCTATGCAGGCGTGCGAGCTCGGTCAGCTCGGCCAGGTCGGGGGACTCGCTCTCCGACCATGCCGTCAACTCCAGAACTCCTTCGCGCACTTCGCCTTCGGAGCCGTCAATCGTGATCAGTCGGCCATTGAGAGTCTCAGCTACCCCGGCTCCGCAACCCACGACCGTCGGCCGACCGATTTCGCGGCTGACTATCGCGGCATGGCTGGTAGCGCCGCCGACCTCGGTCACGATCCCACGGCTGGCCAGCATGGCCTGCACATCGTCTGGGCTGGTCGAGGGACGGACTAGTATCACGTCCTGGCCCTGGCCAGCGGCATCCAGTGCGTCATCCACGTCGGTGTAGGCCCGACCCGATGCCACGCCGGGGCAGGCCGGCTGTCCTTTGGCCAAAAGTGCAGCAGCCAATCGGGTTTCGGGTTGGACAGATGGTAGCAGTAGGGTCTCGATGTGCGACGGTGTCACTCTGCGCAGTACCTCGGCGTCGTCGATCAATCCCTCTTGTCGCAGCTGTAGCGCCAAGCGAACCGCAGCCTGGGCTGAGCGTTTGGCAACTCTGGTCTGCAGCAGCCAGAGCCTGCCCGCTTCGACAGTGAACTCGATGTCTTGGACGTCACGATCGAGTTGTTCGAGTTTGCGGGCGGCATCCAGCAACGCTGCCCATACTTCTGGCTGCTCATCATGCAGTGCGCTGAGCGGCCTGGTATCGACGCCGCCCGACACGACGTCCTCCCCTTGACCACCCGGAAGCCACTCGCCGAACGGCTCCTTGGCGCCGGTGATCGGGTTTCGGCTGAACAGCACGCCAGTGCCGGAGTTATGCCCGCAATTGCCGAACACCATTGCCTGGATCACAACCGCGGTACCGGGTAGAGCGTCCAGGCGGTGATGGCTGCGGTAGGCAATGGCACGTGTAGAGTTCCACGACGCGAACACCGCTTCGACCGCTCGACGCAGCTGTGCGAATGGGTCGCCAGGGGCCGCCTCGCGTTCGTTGCCACCTAGCACGATGCGCCGATAGCTATTTTCAAATCGGGCGCGTACATCGCGCGCGAACTCGGGCCCGCGGGACCGCGCGAGTGCCTGTTCAACCGCATCGTTGATCCCTAGATTCAGGACAGTGTCGAGCATGCCGGGCATCGATTGCGCCGCCCCAGACCGCACACTGACGAGCAGTGGTTCGGAACCACGGCCAAACGTCCGCGATGTCTCCCGTTCCAGCCAGCGGATGTTTTGCACGACGTCATCCCAGATGCAGCCAATACCAGCTGCGGGATCAGCGAAGAACTGCTCGCAAACCTCGCGGGTGATGCAAAAGGCCGGCGGTACCGGTAACCTGAGGCTACGCATCGTGTCGATACCAAAGCCCTTGTTTCCTATGGTTTCTCGTGGCAGACACGCTGTCCCATCGAGGGCCACCACTTGGGGGTGGCCGACTCGCTGAGGGCTGGCCCTTCGTGTGCCTCTCGTCACGGTTCTCCCTGTCAGCCGCCGTGGCAACCTCGGCAATCAAGAATGGCCCTGGTGGGATAACCGCAATCCCATCCAAACGGCCCGCTTCCCACTATGACAGTTGACTGTCATAGTGTCAATTGGTGGTAGAGCCAAGGACCACAATCACTACAGTCACCGAGTATCAACCAGGAGAGCATTGACTTGTTAGCCGAAAGCACACAACAAGTCGAATCGGGTAGTACCATGGCAGTACACTGTCATGTTCTGATAAGGACTGAGGATTAGCCTTGAGCAGTCGAGCACAACCTCTCGTTCTGTGTTCCCCAGACGATCTGACTCCCGAAGTGCTGACCGCGGTATTGCGTGGCTACGACCCCGGCGTGACTGTCACTGACGTGGGGCTACGGCGGGCATCGCAGGGTACGAGTTCGCACGTTCACCTCGATGTGAGCTATGCTGAGCCGGAAACCGCTCTGCCCCGGCACTTGTTCGTCAAGACGCAGCTCGGCACCGTGCACGATCTGCCGGAGGCGTTTGACGAGTCACTGTCGGCCGGCGGGGGCGGCACCGTCCTACTCAACGATGAAACCCGCTTCTACCGCGACCTGCGGCGGAGCATCGATGCCGAAACGCCGGCTGTTTACTTTGCCGACCACCTCGAGGGGCCGTCGCAGTTTTTGATCGTCACAGAGGATGTGACCGATCGCGGTGCCCGGTTTCCCGACGCCATTGCCGGGCTGACGGTCGATGAAGTTGATGAGTTACTTAGGACGCTCGCCCAAGTCCACTCGGCATTTTGGGGTAGTCCGCGACTGCGCGATCGCGGTGACTTGGGCTGGCTGGAGCACCCGGTGCGTGGCCCGTTCGCAAACTTCCTGCACGCCAACGGGTTCGCCATCATCCGCGCGTTGCTGGAAGTGCCTTATAAAAAGAGGCTGCTGCTCGAGGTTGCCGGCGTGGACGCCGACACGATGGAGAATACTTTCTGGCGGCTGGCCGAACACTTTGCCGAAGAACCCCTCACACTGCTGCACGGTGACCCGCATCCTGCAAACACCTACGTCCTGCCCGACGGTCGAGTCGGGGTCCTTGACTGGCAACTGGTAAGGCGCGGCTCATGGGCACATGACTTCGGCTACGCCCTGGTAGCTGCCCTGGAACCGGAGCTACGCCGGGCGTATGAGCGCGAGTTGCTCGACGGCTATCTGGCGCGATTGCAAGCTGCTGGCGTCGAGGCGCTGCCGGACCGTGAATACATGTGGATCGCCTACTGCCGCACTCCGGCATGGGGATTCTGCATGTGGGCCATCACCCCGGATGAGATGTACTCGACCGAGCTGGTCACAGCCGTCCTCCGCCGGTTCGCGGTGGCCTACGCCGAGCTGGGCACCGCAGAGCTGCTGCGCTGACAAATGGGTAGCGGAGCCTGCCTTGTGTTGGACCACACAGTCGATTAATTTGGCACACAGCTGCCAATTACAAGTACGTTAAGACGAGGATCAGGGCGCTGTGCGAATCATCGTTACCGGCGGCAACAGCGGCGTCGGCCGGGCTACGGCGTCGGCAATGGCAGCAGCCGGTCACCAGGTGCTGATCGCTTGTCGCACCGTGGAAAAAGGCGAAGAAGCTGCAGCGGCAATGACAGGCGACGTCGCGGTGCGCTACCTCGACCTGGCCGACCTTGCCAGCGTGCGCAAATTCGCCGATCAGGTCGACTTCGTCGACGTTCTGGTGAACAACGCAGGCGTGCTCGGACTTCCCCTGACCCGGACCACGGATGGCTTCGAAGCTCACATGGGCACCAATCACCTCGGCCACTTCGCGCTGACCTGCCTGCTCGGCGACCGCATCCGCGACCGCATCGTTGTCGTCGCCAGCAGTAATTACGCGCTGGCACGCATCCAGTTCGACGACCTGAACTGGCAGCACCGCCGCTACAACATGTGGTCGGCGTACGGCGAATCGAAACTGGCCAACCTGTTGTTCGTCGCGGAATTGGCTCGCCGGGGTCGGCGCGCGTATGCGTCCGATCCCGGCATGACCGCCACCGACATCACTCGCGACGGCACGGGAGTGCTGCGGTGGGCCGGCAAAACCCTGGCCCCGCACATCGCGCAGAGCCCGGCTAACGGGGCGCGCTCGACGATCCAGGCCATCACCACCGACCTGCCTAGCGGAACATACATCGCGCCGCGGGGGCTATTTCACCAGTGGGGTAAGCCCAAGCCGACCAAGCTCCTTGCCAAGGCTCGCGATCCGCAGAGCGCGCGCCGGTTGTGGAATCTGTCCGCCGAGCTGACGGGCTGCGACTGGAACACCATAAAAGAGGCGGTATGACCGATCAGCAGCCGCTGTGGCAATGTCCCGTGGAGACCCTGGAACTAAACTCTCCATCGGCTCCCGCGTTGACACACTTTCATCAGGTCGACGCTGTCCAGGACCGGCTGCGGCCGGTGTTTCGCAACACCGAGGGCGACGGCTACTGGATGTTCACCGACCGCGCGGTGATTCTGGACGGCCTGCAGCACCCGGAACTCTGGTCGAGCAGCGTCATCGTCCCTACCGAACCCGATCCGCCATACAAGTGGATCCCGATCATGATCGACCCTCCCGAACATTCGAAGTGGCGCCACCTGCTCGCCGAGTACTTTTCTCCCGGTCGGGTCAAAGGACTTCGTGGTGAACAGCATCGGCTTGCGGGGGAGCTGATCGAGAAGATCGCCCCGCAGGGGGGATGCGATTTCGTTCCTCGGGTTGCCCGCGTTTTCCCCTCGATCGTGTTCCTGAAGATCATGGGTATGCCGGTCGATCATCTCGACCAGTTTTTAGACTGGGAGGATAAGATCCTCCACCAGCAGGGCGTCGGTGAGCAAGTCAACGCCGCGCGGTTCGAGGGCATGCAGCAAGTGATGGGTTACTTCGCTGGGCTGATCGGGCAGCGTCGGATGGCGCCGAATCCGGACGCCGACGATATCGTCAGTAGGGCAATCGGCTGGTCGATCGACGGCGCCCCGGTTTCTGACGGGGATCTGCTGAATTGCCTGTTGTTGTTGTTCATGGCCGGACTCGATACGGTAGCCAGTCAGCTGTCCTACGCCATGCTGCATTTGGCAACCCACCCTGCCGACCGGGCACGGATTGTCGCCGAACCCCAGGTGATTCCTCGGGCGGTCGAGGAACTGCTGCGAGTCTACCCAATCGTGCAGACCGCTCGTAAAGCCACCCGCGACATGAATTTTCACGGCTGTCCTGTGAAAGCAGGCGACATGGCCGCCTTTCCTATGGCCGCCGCCGGCCGCGACGAGACTGCCTACCCTGATGCGCGTCGCGTCGACTTCAACCGTGGGGTCACGCACCACCTGTCCTTCGGCGCCGGACCGCACCGATGCCTCGGGTCACACCTGGCCCGGCAGGAACTCGCGGTCATCCTTGAGGAGTGGCATCGCCGCATCCCCGAGTACGAGGTTGTCGAACAGCCCGTTGAGCATGGCGGGCAAGTTTTCGGCCTGGACTCCCTCAACCTGCGTTGGGACAGCTGACTCTCAAGCACCGGCTGGCCGATCAATGAGCATCGACAAGCCGTCCAAGATCCAAGCCGCCGTCAAACCACGATGAACTCGGGCACGCGAAAGCCGGTGTCCCCCAGATCGACGACACGCATTCGCACCGGTTGTCCGATCCGGACCTCGGCGGGATCGGCGGCAATGATCGCGTTGATCCGCAAGCCCGGCTGTTCGGCGAGCTCGACGATCCCGATCACGTACGGGGGTATGCGCCCCGGCACCAGAGGCTGACGCACGACGATGTAGCTAAAGATCGTGCCCTCACCACTAACCTGCTCGAAATGTACGGGCCCACCAGTGAATCGGCTGCGTTCCAGTGGGGGATGAATCCACTTGCCGGTGTCGTCGCACCGACACAGCATCAACTTGCCCTCTTTCAGCCCCTCCCAGAAGGGTGCAGTGTCCGGATCAGGGACCGGGACTGGCGGTACGAGTGGGGAGTTGGTCACGGCTTCTCCCGGCTGTAGATGTTGGCGCCACCGAATGGTCCCCCGCCGGCGGTCACGAGTGCCAGTTGTGCATTTTCGACCTGGCGGCCGCCAGCGGCGTGACGTAGCTGTAGCGCCGCCTCGTAGTGGTGGTTGAGGCCATGAATGTAACCCTCAGACAGCAGCCCGCCGTGTGGGTTCACCACGACGTCACCGCCGTACGTGGCCCGGCCGGTGGAGAAGAACTTGCCGACCTCGCCCTTTTCGCAAAATCCGAATCCCTCCATGGTGGCCATCACGGTGTAAGTAAAGCAGTCATACATGCACGCGACGTCCATGTCTGTCGGCGACAAACCGGTCTTTTGCCAGATCTTTGGACCTGCGCTGCGGGAGTACATCTCGGTGGGGTCATCCCAGATCGTCCAATTCGCGCCGCTCTGTGAGTTCGACGACCCGACTAGCCACACTGGCGGCTGTGCGGCATCAGCGGCGACGTCCTCACCGGCGACCAGGATCGCCACCGCGCCGTCGACCTCCGACGTGCAATCGAGAACTCGGAACGGTTCATTGATCCAGCGGGACGCCAGATAGTCGTCCATGGTGAGAGGTTCCCGGCGGAGGGCGTGTTCGTTGGGTCCGGCGTGTTTACGTTGGGTGATTGCAATCTGTCCGAGATCTTCACACGTCGAGCCGTATTCGTGCTGGTGGCGGCGGGCCCACATCGCGAACCACTGCGGCGGAACCAGGAAGCCGGACACAGCGTCAAACTGATTGTCGTGATCGAGTTGCATTGCACCCTGGATGGTTCCGAACCGGTAGCCGGAGCGACCGTTGAGCGACCGATACACCAGCACCGCTCGGCACAACCCGGCCTCGATCACCGCGGCAGCGGTGGCGATCTGGTCGGCCACCATGTTGCCGCCACCGTACATCGCGTTGGCCCAGGCTAATTCGTCGATACCCAACGCCCAGCCCACGTAGATGGGTTGCTCCGAGTCATTGACCATATACGTGCAGATCCCGTCCACGTCAGCCGGGGTCAGTCCGGCGTCGGCAATCGCATCTCGGCATGCGGCGACGGCCATGCCCCGCGTCGTGCGGCCCGAGTTGCGGGAGTACGCTGTACGGCCGATTCCGATTACAGCACAGGTCATGTCGATTCTCCGTTTACTTTGGTGCCGGTTCGCGCGGCAGGCCCAGGATGCGCTCGGCGATGAGGTTTCGCAAGATCTCGCTGGTGCCACCGGCGATGGTCAAGCAGCGGCTGAACAGGTAGTCGTGCACCACTTGACATTCACCGCCAAGCAGTACGGCAGGTCCAGCGATGCGCAGTGCCAATTCGGCGACACGCTGAGCGTGTTCGGCTCCAAAGAGCTTGGCGATGTTACCTTCGAAACCCGGCCCGGCCGCGAAGACCGCCCGGGCCGCCTGCCGAAGGTTCAGCGCCGCGAGGGCATATGCCTCAATGAGCAGCGCGCCGACCTCGCGGGCTAGTCCGATGTCATCGGCGTTGTGGCGCAATAGTATGTCGAGCAAGCGATCGGCTTGGAGCGTCACCGAGCCGCCACCGATCGACACTCGTTCATTGCCGAACGTCGCCATTGCAACAGCCCAGCCAGCGTTGACCTCGCCCACCACGTCTGAGTCGGGAACGAACACCTCGTTGAGAAACACCTCGTTGAACAACGCTTCACCGGTGATCTCCCTGAGCGGGCGGATCTCTACGGCGGGATTGTCGAGATCGATGATCATCGCCGTGATCCCTTTATGTTTGGATGCATCGGGGTCCGTCCGCACAGTGGCCAGGCCCCGCTGACAGTTTGCAGCGTCGCTGGTCCAAACCTTCTGCCCGGTGACCAGCCAGCCGCCGTCGACCGGCTGCGCCTTGGTGGCGACCGCCGCCGCATCCGAACCCGCGCCGGGCTCACTGAACAGCTGACACCAGCGGATCTCACCTTCAAGGCTGGGCCAGATCAGTCGCTCGATCTGCTCGGCGCTGCCGTGCTGGAGTAGCGTCGGCACTACCCATTCGCCAAGCCCGAGGCTCGGCTTGTCGAGGCCAACTAACTCTTGTTCGATGACGAGTTGCTCGACGGGATCGGCGTCTCGACCGTAGGGCTTGGGCCAGTGCGGTTGAAGGTAACCGCTGCGCGCCCAAATCCTTCGTTGCTGCTGCGGGTCGGCCCTCTCGAGTTCGGCACGGAAATCCCTTGCAGCCTGCCGGTATTGGTCGGCGACTGCGGGCAATTCCACTGCATGGGAACGGCGCGCGCCACTGCGTTGCAACTCGACGACTTTGTTGCGCAATACATCTGGCCCACCGGCGAAGGCCAGCAGCACTGTCGCGCGCCGAATGTACAGGTGCGC encodes:
- a CDS encoding acyl-CoA dehydrogenase, translating into MPLGITEDHLALAEVARLLVARHGGTAAARRILLDGDLAGRWWLDDPLWKDIVAAGWLGLHVDEQFGGQGYGLPELTIVLEQLGRAAIGGPLLPTVAVSALIALSGTDEQRERWLPQLVSGDVVAGIATNGGAVLTGSTIAAEAIAALAEPAADLFLVPAGNDMVLVENGDAVAARRTDSVDQLVRAVAVLKLSSAPVADVFANTAGDATRILRLLATAEAVGGLGACTEMAKVYSGAREQFGRPIGSFQAIKHHCANMLMDTELAVAAAWDAARSRDPEAELAVTMAAGHVLPAYQRVALNNVQVHGGIGYTWEHDAHLYIRRATVLLAFAGGPDVLRNKVVELQRSGARRSHAVELPAVADQYRQAARDFRAELERADPQQQRRIWARSGYLQPHWPKPYGRDADPVEQLVIEQELVGLDKPSLGLGEWVVPTLLQHGSAEQIERLIWPSLEGEIRWCQLFSEPGAGSDAAAVATKAQPVDGGWLVTGQKVWTSDAANCQRGLATVRTDPDASKHKGITAMIIDLDNPAVEIRPLREITGEALFNEVFLNEVFVPDSDVVGEVNAGWAVAMATFGNERVSIGGGSVTLQADRLLDILLRHNADDIGLAREVGALLIEAYALAALNLRQAARAVFAAGPGFEGNIAKLFGAEHAQRVAELALRIAGPAVLLGGECQVVHDYLFSRCLTIAGGTSEILRNLIAERILGLPREPAPK